Genomic window (Longimicrobium sp.):
TGGATGATGGACTGGGGATGGACGACGGCCTCGATACGCTCGTACTCCACGCCGAACAGGAAGTGCGCCTCGACGACCTCCAGCGCCTTGTTGGCCAGCGTGGCCGAGTCGATGGTGATCTTGGCGCCCATGTCCCACGTGGGGTGCCGCAGCGCGTCCGCCGGCGTCACCCCGGCCAGCGCCTCGGCCGGCCAGTCGCGGAACGGGCCGCCGCTGGCGGTCAGCACGATCCGCCGCACGTCCTCGACCCGCGCCCCCTGCAGGCACTGCAGGATCGCGCTGTGCTCGCTGTCGACGGGAATGAGCTCTCCCCCGCCCTGCCGCGCCGCCTCCAGCACCAGCGGCCCGCCGCACACCAGCGACTCCTTGTTCGCCAGGGCGACCCGCTTCCCCGCCCGCAGCGCGGCCAGCGTGGGCTCCAGCCCCGCCGCGCCCACCAGCGCGTTGAGGACGACGTCGGCGTCGGGGTGCGTCGCCGCGTCCAGCAGCGCCTGCCGCCCCGTCGCCCACTGCGTCCCCGTCTCGCACCCGGCGGGGAGGTCCCCGTCCACGACGACGGCAAGGGAGGGGCGATACCGGCGCTCGAGCGCCGCCAGCGCGTCGCCGCTGCGGTGCGCGGTGAGCGCGACGGCGCGGAAGCGGTCGGGGTGCTGGTCCAGCACCGCCAGCGCGCTCCGCCCGATGGAGCCTGTGGCGCCCAGGATGGCAACGCCCTTCATCTCGCTCAGGGGCTCACCACCAGCATGAAGAACCCGTAGGCGACCGGCAGGGTGAAGAAGAGCGAGTCGAAACGGTCCAGCGCGCCGCCGTGTCCCGGCAGCAGGCGACCCGAGTCCTTTACCCCCACGTCGCGCTTGAGCAGCGACTCGCCGAGATCCCCCACCTGCGCGGCGACGGAGATCAGCAGCCCGAAGACCGCGGCCTCCACCATCCCCACCTGCCAAGTCCCGAAGCGCGCCAGCAGGAGAGAGTACCCCACGGCGGTGATCGGGGTGCCGATGACCGCCCCCAGCGCGCCGGCCACCGTCTTCCCCGGGCTCACCTTCGGGATGAGCTTCCGCTTCCCCCAGAGCCGCCCGGCGAAGTAGGCGTAGGTGTCGCTGAGCCAGGTGAGCACGACGGGAAAGAGGAGGATGGCCGTGCCGTGCAGGCTGCTCTCGATCCCCGGGAGATGGCGGAGGAAGAGCGCGAACATCAGCAGCGACGGATACACCGCGCCCATGATGGTCACGGCCACGGAAAGGAGCGGCTCGCCCGCCACCCCGCGCTGCCAGATGGCCGCCGTCAGCGCGGCGAGGACGATGGCGACGACGGCGCCGTACAGCAGCGGCGTGTCCACCCCCCGCGCCGGCTCGACCGCGGCGACGGCGATCAGCCCGGCCGCGCCGACCATCCCCACCACCGCCAGGCCGAAGGCGCGCTTGAGCTCGGCCATGCGGAAGAGCTCGCGGGTGGAGAGGACGGCGCAGAGCGCCAGCAGCGCGGCCAGCACCCAGCCGCCCAGGTACATGGCAGCGACCGCGATGGGAATGCCCACCGCGGCCACCGCAACGCGCGTCGCAGTCTCGGAACGAGCCAAACCCGGACTCTCCGGAAGTGTCTTGGAAATCAGGTCGCCAGCACGCGGCCGAAGCGCCGCTCGCGCCGCTGGTACTCGAGCAGCGCCTGGTAGAAGTGCTCGCGGGTGAAGTCGGGCCAGAGGACGGGCGTGACGTACAGCTCGGTGTACGCCAGCTGCCAGAGCATGAAGTTGGAGATGCGCAGCTCGCCCGAGGTGCGGATCAGCAGGTCGGGATCGGGGTCGCCCGGCGTGTACAGGTGCTCGGCGAAGAGCGCCTCGTCGATCTCGCCCGGCATCAGCGTGCCCTCGCGCACCCGCTCGGCCAGGCGCCGCGCCGCGTGCACGATCTCGGCGCGCGAGCCGTAGCTGATGGCGAGATTGAGCTTCAGCTTCGTCCCCCCGCGCGTGTGCTCGACGATGGAGTCGATGGCGGCGCGGGTACGCGGCCCCAGGTGGTGCAGCTCGCCCACGGCGTGCACCTCGACCCCCTTCTCCCTCAGCTCGCGACGCTCCTTGCGCACGTACAGCTCCAGGAGCGTCATCAGCGCGGCCACCTCGCCCTTGGGCCGGTGCCAGTTCTCCTGGCTGAAGGCGAAGAGGGTCAGCACCTCCACCCCGGCGTCGCCCGCGGCCTCCACTGCCTCGCGCACGGCGCGCATCCCCGCGCGGTGCCCGAACTCGCGCGGGCGGCCGCGCTCGCGCGCCCAGCGGCCGTTTCCGTCCATGATCACGGCCACGTGCCGCGGCACCGGGCCGTTCAGGCGAAGCTGCTGGAGGAGGTCTGGCGACATGCGGGGAAGATGGACCGGGGCGACGGGTTTGTCAAAGCAAGTAGTCTGCGCAACAGAAGTGCGAAAGTGCGAAAGTGCGAAAGTGCGAAAGTGCGAAAGTGCGAAAGTGCGAGAGTGCGGGGTTCACGCCGGAACCAGCGCACTTTCGCACCTTCGCACTCTCGCACCGCGCGAAGCGCCTAGACCTCCATCACCTCGGCTTCCTTGTGCTTCAGGATCTCCTCGATCTTCGCGATGTACTGGTCGGTCAGCTTCTGCACCTCGCCCTGCTCGCGGCGCACGTCGTCTTCCGACAGCCCCTCGTCCTTCTGCCGGTGCTTGATCTCGTCGTTGGCGTCCTTGCGCGCGTGGCGCACGGCAACCCGCGCCTCCTCGGCCAGCTTGTGCAGCAGCCGCACGTACTCCCGGCGCCGCTCCTCGGTCAGCGGGGGGATGGGGATGCGGATGATCTGCCCGTCGTTGCTGGGATTGAGCCCCAGGTCGCTCTCCTGCAGCGCCCGCTCGACGGCCTTGATCAGCGAGCGGTCCCACGGCTGGATGGTCAGCAGCCGCGGCTCGGGGGCGCTGACGGTGCCCACCTGGTTCAGCGGCACCTTGCTGCCGTAGGCCTCCACGCGCACGGTGTCGAGCAGCGCGGTGCTGGCCTTGCCGGTGCGCACGGCGGCGAACTCGCGCCGCAGGGACTCCAGCGCGCCCTCCATCCGCTGCTTGGCTTTCTGTAGGCTGGCCATGGGATTCGTCGGTCCGGGTCAGTCAGTCGATCGGGATGGATTCAAACTCCGGGACTGCACCGAAAGCGCGCGAGGCGCCGCCGGCGCACTCACGCACTTCCGCACTCACGCACCGTGTCGGCTACGGATGGACCAGCGTGCCGATCCGCTCGCCGCGCACCACGCGCGCGATGGCGTCGGGCGCCTCGAGCGAGCAGACGATCAGCGGCGTGCCGTTCTCCTTGCACAGGCTGAGCGCCGCCGCGTCCATCACCCCCAGCTCCTTCGACAGCGCGTCGAGGAAGGAGATCTCGGGGATGAAGGTGGCCGACGGGTCCTTGGCCGGGTCGGCGGTGTAGACGCCGTCGACCTTGGTGGCCTTCACGATCACGTCGGCCTCCATCTCGATCCCCCGCAGCACCGCGGCGCTGTCGGTGGAAAAGTACGGGTTGCCGGTGCCGCCCGCAAAGATCACCACCCGCCCCTTGTCGAGGTGGCGCAGCGCGCGGCGCCGGATGTACGGCTCGGCCAGCTGCTCCATGCGGATGGCGGTCAGCACCCGCGTCTCGGTGCCCTTGCGCTCGAACCAGTCCTGCAGCGCCAGGGCGTTGATCACGGTGGCCAGCATCCCCATGTAGTCGGCGTTCACCCGGTCCATCCCCTGCTGGCTGGCCAGGGTGCCGCGCACGATGTTGCCGCCGCCGATCACCAGCCCCAGGCTCACGCCCATGTCGTGGACCTGCTTGATCTCGTCGGTCAGCCGGTCCACCACGGGCGGCGAGATGCCGGACTTCTGCTCGCCCGCCAGCATCTCGCCGCTGATCTTCAGCAGCACGCGCCGGTACTTCAGCGCGCCCGCGCCGTCGGCCGACGGCGCGGCTGCCGGGTTGCCGGCCATGGGGATGGCGGCCGCCCCGCTCACTGCTCGCCGAGCGCGAAGCGGGCGAAGCGCCGCACCTCGATCTTCTCGCCGGTGCGGGCCGACGCGTCGGTCACCAGCTGGCCGACGGTGATGTCGGGGTTCTTCACGAACGGCTGCTCCAGCAGCGCCTGCTCGGCATAGAACTTCTCCAGCTTGCCGTCGACGATCTTGTTCCAGATCTGCTCGGGCTTGCCGCTCTCCCTGGTCTGCTCCAGGTACACGGCGCGCTCGCGCTCCACCAGGTCGGCCGGGAAGTCCTCGCGCCGCACCGCCACGGGGCTGGCCGCGGCGATGTGCATGGCGATGTCGCGCACCAGCCCCTGGAAGTCGGAGTTGCGGGCCACGAAGTCGGTCTCGCAGCCCACCTCCACCAGCACGCCGATCCGGCCGCCCATGTGGATGTAGCTGCCGACCGCGCCCTCCCGGGTCTCGCGCTCGGCGCGCTTGGCCGCCTTGGCGGCGCCCTTGGCGCGCAGGATGTCGATCGCCCGCTCCATGTCGCCGCCCGCCTCGTTCAGGGCGCCCTTGCACTCCATCATCCCCGCGCCGGTGCGGTCGCGGAGCTCCTTCACGTCCTTCGCGGAAATCTCGGCCATCCCAGTCCTCGTCCGGTTCAGTCGGTTGGTTCGATCGTCAGAAAGCCCGCGGGGCGGGCTGAAAAAACGGGGCCACGAGCGCGTGAGAGCGCCGGTGGCCCCGGATGCTGCCGCGGTCCGGCCGTCGGCGCGGGCGTTACTCGGCGGCGCCCTCGTCGGCCCCGCCGGTGGCACCCGGCGCGGCGCCCTCGCGCGGACGGCGCTTGCGGCGCGGGCGGCGGCGGCGGCCGCGGTCGTCGTCGGCCGGCGCGCTGCTGCCGGTCTCGGTGCTGTACACGGTGACCTCGGCCTCGTCGGCGGCGCGGCGGGCCTCGGCCGGCATGGCGGCGCGGGCCTCGATGATCGCGTCGGCGATGGCGCCGGTGATCACGCTGACCGAGCGGATGGCGTCGTCGTTGCCGGCGATGGGCACCGTCAGCACGTCGGGGTCGGCGTTGGTGTCGGCGATGGCGATGACCGGGATCCCCAGCTTGTTGGCCTCGGAGATCGCGATCTTCTCCTTCTTGGCGTCGACCACGAACAGCGCGCCGGGAACGCGGGCCATGTCCTTCACGCCGGCCAGGTACTTCTCCAGCCGCTCGCGCTCGCGGTCGAGCATCAGGCGCTCCTTCTTGGTGTAGAAGTCGAAGGCGCCCTCCTCCTGCCCGCGCTCCAGCTCGCGCATCCGGCGGATCTGCTTCTTCTGCGTGGTGAAGTTGGTGAGCATCCCGCCCAGCCAACGCTCGGTCACGTGGAACGAGCTCGACCGCTCGGCCTCGCTCTGGATGACCTGGCGGAGCTGCTTCTTGGTGCACACGAACAGCACGCGGTCGCCGCGGCTGATCACGTTGCGCACCAGCTCCTGCGCCAGCTCGATCTGGCGGAGGGTCTTCTTGAGGTCGATGATGTAGATGCCGTTCCGCTCCGCGAAGATGAACTTGCGCATCTTCGGGTTCCAGCGGGAGGTCTGGTGCCCGAAATGGACACCGGCTTCGAGAAGCTCCTGGATGCTCGGCTGAGCCATGGTGCGGTACCTGCACGGATTCGGGTTTGCCGGGGCCGCAACCGTGCGGCCCCGCCTCCACCGCCGTCATCCGGCGCCCCGACCGCGTGGTTCACGCGGCACCCGCGGCGTCGTCGGGCGGTGTGTGAGTTGGAAGTGCGACGGGATTCGGCGCCGCGCGGCCGAGCGACGGAAGTCGCCCAGCCGCACAGAGCCACGCTCCCGACTAGCGCTTGGAGAACTGGAACCGCTTGCGGGCGCCCGGACGGCCGGGCTTCTTCCGCTCCACCTCGCGCGGGTCGCGGGTGAGCAGCTCCTCGGCGCGCAGGCGCGGGCGGAACTCCTCGTTCACCTGCAGCAGCGCGCGGGCAAGGCCCAGCTGGATGGCGTCGGCCTGGCCGCGGAGACCGCCGCCGTTGACCGTCACCTTCACGTCGAACTGCCCCTCGGTCTCGGTGGCCGCCAGCGGGCGGGTGGCCGACTGCCGCAGCACGTGGCGCGGCAGGTACTGCTCGAGGGAGCGGCCGTTCACCTCCCAGTTCCCCGTGCCGGGGCGGAGGTAGACGCGCGCGACCGACGTCTTGCGGCGGCCGATGGCGTGGTACTGTTCGGTAGCCATTCCAGGGTGCTCAGATGTTGAGGGGTTCCGGGTTCTGCGCCGCGTGCGGGTGCTCGGGCCCCGCATACACCTTGAGCTTCTGGCGCATCTGCCGCCCCAGCGCGTTCTTCGGCAGCATTCCCTTCACCGCCAGCTCCACCACCCGCTCGGGGTGCTTGGCCAGCATCTCCTTGAAGGGGATGAACTTCTCGTGGCCCATGTACCCGCTGTGGCGGAAGTAGGTCTTCTGGTCGGCCTTGTTTCCGCTCAGCTGCACCTTGTCGGCGTTCACGACGACCACGTAGTCGCCGGTGTCGAGGTGCGGGGTGTAGGTCGGCTTGTGCTTGCCGCGGAGGATGCGCGCCACCTCGGTGGCCACGCGGCCCAGGATCTTGCCGGCGGCGTCGACCACGTACCACTTGTGCTCGATCTCGCCCGCCTTGACGGAATACGTCTTCATGACACTCCGCTTTGCAGCCGCGCCCCACCGTGCGCGCCGCGCCTGCCGGCCACCGGGCCGGCACTGGATGGTATGAAAAAATCGCCGCCCCGGCGTACCCGAGGGCGGAAGGCGTGGTCGGGACAGACAGGTACGATACCCAAATCTCCCAGTTCTGTCAACCCGCGGCGGGCAATCAGGACGCGGAGACGAGCCACTCCTTCACCAACCGGGTCAGATCGTTGAAGGTGAGTTCCTCCACGCGCAAGTCGGTCTTCGACGCCAGCCTCGGCAAGCGAGCGACGAAGCGGAGATAACGCTCGTGAACGATCCCACCGCTCGGCATGGGCAACCCCGGCCGCCACGTAGCCAGGGCATCACGAACAGCGCGTATCAGCTCAGCCTCTCCGCCGTTGTGGGCGCGGATGTCCTGTCCCGCGATGTCGCTGCAGAACTGCTGATAGCGATATCGTTCGCGATCGAAGATGAGGCACGCCTTGGCTCGGTGACGCCCGCCGCCGTAGTACTTTGCTCCGAGAAACAGGCCGAGTTCCAGCGGCATGTTGAACCGCGGAAGGCCGGATCTCGCGTCCAGTTCCGTGCGCGAGAGGTCGTGGATCCCGTACCTCGACTCGCCGATCACGCGGACCAGTTTCCCGAACCGTACTTCGCTGCCGTCGTCGAGTTCCAGCGCCGAGCGCGGTACGAATCCACAGTACTGCACCGCGAAGACGAGCGCCCGGAACAGCGGCTGGTAATCGCCGTCGAATGGGCAGTTGATGAAAACGCTGGCATTGTAATCCATGCCTCATCACCCGGTCGCGGAGGATTCATTCTCATCCCATCGGCAAGCTGCGTAGCTGTGTATCTCGCCATGCCGGCAATCACCGCGAGAGGTACAGTTCTACCGCTCCCCTGCCGGACCGCTCTGCTTTGCGCTCCGTCGCGCGGCGGCTCGTTCGCGCCTTTCTTACCGCCTCGGCGAGTCGGTCCTCCTCCAGCACTTCCAGCACCGCGCGCCTGGCCTGCTCGACCGTGAAATGCGTCGGCGGACAGGCAGGCTCCAGGATCGGTGCGTACTGCTTCTTCTTCCTCGCCATGCACGGCCTCCACGTGGCTGGTCCGGGAGAAAATCTAAACGAGGTGAATGGCGCTGCGGAAGGCGGCGTGAGAAAGCGGCCAGCGGGGGGACAGACTCGCCGATCGCGTGATGCGCGGATCGTAGGAATCCAGCTGGGGCGCGGCTTTTCGACCGCGTCGATCACGCCGCGTGTGAGCCTTCCGTGGCGATGGATGCGGGCTCGTCGCCGGCGTGGTCGGGGGCGGGGGCGGGAAGGGTGAAGCGGATGGTGGTGCCACGGCCGAGCTGGCTCTCGGCGCAGACGGCGCCGCCGTGGCCCTCGACCATGTGCTTGACGATGGCCAGCCCCAGCCCCGTGCCGCCCTCCTCGCGCGAGCGGGCGGCGTCGGCGCGGTAGAAGCGCTCGAAGATCCGGGGGAGATGCGCCGAGGGAATGCCCGCGCCATCGTCGCTCACCTCCACCGTCACCCACGCGGGGTGATCGGCGGCGGCCAGTGCGTCCCCGCGGCGGGGGGCCTCGGCGGCGGAGGTGGCGGCGGGGCGCGCGCGGACGGCGATCTCGCCGCCGTCGGAGACGTAGCGGAGCGCGTTGCTGAACAGGTTGCTCAGGATCTGCCGCAGCGCGGCGGGGTCGGCCCACACGAACTCGGCCTCGTGGGGGACGTCGACGGTGAGCCGGGCCTGCTTGCGGGCGGCGGCGTCGCGGAAGCCGCCCCACGCGTCGGCCGCCATCTCGGCGACGGAGACGATCTCGGGCTGCACCCGCCATCCCCCCGACTCCAGGCGCGACAGGTCCAGCAGGTCGTCGACGATGCGCTGCAGCCGCTCGGCGTTGTCCTTCACCGTCGCCGCGAATCGCCCGCGCAGCTCGGACGGGAGGTCGGGGTCGAGGAGCGTCTCGCTGTAGCCGCGGATGGCGGTGAGGGGCGTCTTGAGCTCGTGCGACGCGTTGGCCACGAAGTCGCGGCGCACGTCCTCGAGGCGGCGCAGCTGCGAGACGTCGAGGAACACCATCACCGCGCCGCCGGCGGGGAGCGGCTGGGCGGTGGCGAGCAGGCTCCGTCCGGCCACGGTGAGCTCCGTGGCCGGCACCGCCTCTCCGCCGACCACGCGTCCCACCATCTCCAGGAACCCCTGCCGCCGCGCCACCTGCTCGGGGGTGATGCCGCGCGGATCGGCGGAGAGCGCGAACATCTCGCGCGCGGCGGGGTTGGCGCGGCGCACGCGCCCCTGCGGGTCGACGGCGATCACGCCCTCGGACATGGCGTCGATCAGCGCCTGCATCTCCGCGCGCTCGCCCTCCAGCTGCCCCAGGCGGCGCTGCAGCTCGCCCGCCAGGTGGTTGAGCGAATCGGCCATCTCCGCCAGCTCGTCGCGGCCGCGGGTGCGGGCGCGCTGGGCCAGGTCGCCGGCCGCCATCGCCCGCGCGGCCTGGGTGATCTGGCGCAGCGGGTGGGTGACGACGCGGCTGAAGCCGGCGGAGAGGAGCCCCGTCAGCACCAGCGCGATCACCCCCACGCCGAAGATCCCGCGCTGCACCCGCGTGACCGCGCGGTTCACCTCGCGCAGGGGAACGGAGACGCGGATGATCATCCCCGTCGACGCGGGGACGGCGAGGTAGAGGTACTCCGTGCCGACGGACGCGCTCACGCGCACGGCCTCGCCCATGTGGCCGGCGAGGGCCGCGCGGACCTCGGGGCGGCCGCTGTGGTTCTCCATCGCGGCCAGCGCGGGGCCGTCCTTCTCCGAATCCCCACGCACCACGCCGTCGCGGCCGATGATGGTGATGCGGCGGCGGGTGATGCCGCCCAGCCAGTCGGCCAGCGAGTCGGGGTCGAGCTGCGGGTTGGCCTCCTCGAGGGTGCGGACCAGCGCCAGCTCGCGCCCCATGTCGTCGGCCACCATCCCGGTGAGGTGGCGGCGCAGCATGGAGCCCACACCCAGCGTCAGCGCCACCACCACGGCGGCGATGACGGCGAGGTAGCTCAGGAAGAGCTTCTGGTCGGCGCGAAGGTGCACGGGACGGAAGTGCGAGAGTGCGAGAGTGCGAAGGTGCGAGAGTGCGTCGATGCGGTTGTATCCTACACGCCCGAAGGGCCGGCGAGAATCCCGTCGATTCTCCCGGCCCTTGGACTTGTCACCTGCGTACGCGCCGGAAGGTACTTTCGCACCTTCGCACCTCGCACTTTCGCAACTCGCCTGCGTCAGCGCGGCGGGTCGGTGCGAAAGCGATAGCCGAAGCCGCGCACCGTCTCCACCCACTCGGCCTGGTCTCCCAGCTTGTTGCGGAGCCGCTGCACGTGCATGTCGACCGTGCGCGTGGCGATGTTGGCCGTGACCTCCCACACCGCCTCGAGCAGCTGGCGGCGGCTCTGCACGCGGCCGCGGCGCTCCATCAGCGTCAGCAGCAGGCGGTACTCGGTGGGCGTCAGGTCCAGCTCGCGGCCGTCCACCTCGGCCCGCGCGGCGCCGGTGTCGACGGTGAAGGGGCCCACCCGCACCACCTTGCCGCCCTTTCCCGCCGGCGGCGCCTGCTGCACCCGGCGCAGCACCGCGCCCACGCGCAGGATCAGCTCCTGCGGCGAGAACGGCTTGGCCACGTAGTCGTCGGCGCCGAGCCTGAGGCCGGTGATGCGGTCCTGCTCCTCGCGCCGCGCGGTCAGCAGGATCACCGGGATCTCCTGCGTCTCCGGCCGCCTGCGCAGCTCCTCCAGCACCTGCAGCCCCGACATCCCCGGGAGCATCAGGTCCAGCACCACCAGGTCCGGCCGCTCCAGCTCGGCGGCGCGGATGGCCTCGGGGCCGCTGGACGCGGTGCGCACCCGGTACGACTCGCGCGCAAGGTGATAGGCGACGAGCGCGGAGATGTCGGGCTCGTCGTCGACCACCAGGATGTGGGCGTTGGTCATCGTGGGCGTATGGGGCCGCGCGGAGCCGGCGACACCGATCAGCTGGTCGGGGGCGCCGGGAAGATGCGGCTGGGCCGTGGCGGTCGGCAAGGATCACCTCCTTCGGGTTCGGGGGTGATTCTACCGGCCGGTTGTAACGACCCTGTCACGTCCGTGGATGGAGGTTGTTACGATCACAGCCGCCAGATCCGGCGCATTATGACTCGATCTCGAAAAAGGAACAGTCATACCGCTCTCAGGACTTACCGTGCATTCCCATGTTCCTGAACTGAAGAATCTCACACGGAGGGAACCGAGGGAACGGAGAACCTCCGATCGCGTTCAGTTCCTCCGTTACCTCCGTTCCCTCCGTGTGAGTCATTCTTTCGAGGAGATCAGGGGACGACGTGCACGGTCGGCTCCTCGGGCGCGGGCTCGCCCTCGGCCTCGCCGGGGGGGATGCGGTCCTTCTTCCGCCGCGCGGGCTCCTGCGTCCCCGCCTCCGCAGCGGCGGGGAGCTCGGGCGGCGGCGGCAGGTCGGCCGCGTCGACCTGCGGCGCCGCGAAGCCGTTGGGCGAGGGGAAGTCGATCAGCGGCACCCCGCCCACCTCGCTGACCTTGGCGGGAAGGACCAGCCGGAAGGTGCTCCCCTCGCCCGGCCGCGACGCCACGGTCAGGCTCCCGTCCAGCAGCTTGGCCAGGCGGCGCGAGATGGGGAGCCCCAGCCCCGTCCCCTGGTGCTGGTTGGGCTGGGAGAGCTGCACGAACTCGTCGAAGATCTTCTCGTGGTCGTCCTCGGGGATGCCGATCCCCCGGTCGGTCACGTCCACCTCCACGCCGCCGTCGTCGCGCGCACGGCAGGCCACGGTGATCGGCTTCCCCTCGCCGAACTTGATGGCGTTGGAGAGGAGGTTGAGCAGGATCTGCCGCACCCGGCGCGGGTCGGTGATCACCGTCACCGGCTCGCCTGCGTACTCCAGCGCCAGCTCGGAGCCGTGCTCGTCGGCCAGGGGGCGCACGGTGACGAAGAGGTCGTGGATCACGCCGGGGAACGTCGCCGGCTGGATCTCCAGCTCCAGCTTCCCCGCCTCGATCTTGGAGAGGTCGAGGATGTCGTTCACCAGCTCGAGGAGATGCTTGGCCGCCTTGTTGGCGCGCTCGATCCCCCGCGCCTGCTCGGGGGTGAGCGGGCCGTAGATGTTGTCGAGGAGGAGCGCGCTGTAGCCCAGGATGGCGTTGATGGGGGTGCGCAGCTCGTGGCTCATCGAGGCGTAGAAGCGGCTGCGCGCGCTCATGGCCGCCTCCAGCTCCATCTGCCGCGCCTGCAACTGCTCGTTCACCCGCTTCAGCTCCTCGCTGGTGCGCGCGAGGGAGACGGCCTGCTGCTTCAACGCCTCCTCCGCCCGCCTGCGCTCGGAGACGTCGCGCGCGATCACGGTGAACACGCGCTCGGCCTCCAGCGCCAGGCAGCTGATCGACGCCTCGGCGGGAAACTCCGCGCCGTCGGCGCGGCGGCCGGTGAGCGCCATCGCCTGCTGGGTGCGCTGCCCGC
Coding sequences:
- a CDS encoding 1-deoxy-D-xylulose-5-phosphate reductoisomerase; this encodes MKGVAILGATGSIGRSALAVLDQHPDRFRAVALTAHRSGDALAALERRYRPSLAVVVDGDLPAGCETGTQWATGRQALLDAATHPDADVVLNALVGAAGLEPTLAALRAGKRVALANKESLVCGGPLVLEAARQGGGELIPVDSEHSAILQCLQGARVEDVRRIVLTASGGPFRDWPAEALAGVTPADALRHPTWDMGAKITIDSATLANKALEVVEAHFLFGVEYERIEAVVHPQSIIHSMVEMVDGSVLAQMGFPTMEIPIVYALSYPGRLPYACRRFDPVAAGTLTFEPVRGDRFPAFALGVEAGRTGGTAPAVYNAANEIAVKHFLAGRLGFPGIAEAIADALERCPVAEARTLQDVLEADARARRTTEEFVQRLAPC
- a CDS encoding phosphatidate cytidylyltransferase, with amino-acid sequence MAAVGIPIAVAAMYLGGWVLAALLALCAVLSTRELFRMAELKRAFGLAVVGMVGAAGLIAVAAVEPARGVDTPLLYGAVVAIVLAALTAAIWQRGVAGEPLLSVAVTIMGAVYPSLLMFALFLRHLPGIESSLHGTAILLFPVVLTWLSDTYAYFAGRLWGKRKLIPKVSPGKTVAGALGAVIGTPITAVGYSLLLARFGTWQVGMVEAAVFGLLISVAAQVGDLGESLLKRDVGVKDSGRLLPGHGGALDRFDSLFFTLPVAYGFFMLVVSP
- a CDS encoding isoprenyl transferase, which gives rise to MSPDLLQQLRLNGPVPRHVAVIMDGNGRWARERGRPREFGHRAGMRAVREAVEAAGDAGVEVLTLFAFSQENWHRPKGEVAALMTLLELYVRKERRELREKGVEVHAVGELHHLGPRTRAAIDSIVEHTRGGTKLKLNLAISYGSRAEIVHAARRLAERVREGTLMPGEIDEALFAEHLYTPGDPDPDLLIRTSGELRISNFMLWQLAYTELYVTPVLWPDFTREHFYQALLEYQRRERRFGRVLAT
- the frr gene encoding ribosome recycling factor, coding for MASLQKAKQRMEGALESLRREFAAVRTGKASTALLDTVRVEAYGSKVPLNQVGTVSAPEPRLLTIQPWDRSLIKAVERALQESDLGLNPSNDGQIIRIPIPPLTEERRREYVRLLHKLAEEARVAVRHARKDANDEIKHRQKDEGLSEDDVRREQGEVQKLTDQYIAKIEEILKHKEAEVMEV
- the pyrH gene encoding UMP kinase, producing the protein MSGAAAIPMAGNPAAAPSADGAGALKYRRVLLKISGEMLAGEQKSGISPPVVDRLTDEIKQVHDMGVSLGLVIGGGNIVRGTLASQQGMDRVNADYMGMLATVINALALQDWFERKGTETRVLTAIRMEQLAEPYIRRRALRHLDKGRVVIFAGGTGNPYFSTDSAAVLRGIEMEADVIVKATKVDGVYTADPAKDPSATFIPEISFLDALSKELGVMDAAALSLCKENGTPLIVCSLEAPDAIARVVRGERIGTLVHP
- the tsf gene encoding translation elongation factor Ts, with translation MAEISAKDVKELRDRTGAGMMECKGALNEAGGDMERAIDILRAKGAAKAAKRAERETREGAVGSYIHMGGRIGVLVEVGCETDFVARNSDFQGLVRDIAMHIAAASPVAVRREDFPADLVERERAVYLEQTRESGKPEQIWNKIVDGKLEKFYAEQALLEQPFVKNPDITVGQLVTDASARTGEKIEVRRFARFALGEQ
- the rpsB gene encoding 30S ribosomal protein S2; this translates as MAQPSIQELLEAGVHFGHQTSRWNPKMRKFIFAERNGIYIIDLKKTLRQIELAQELVRNVISRGDRVLFVCTKKQLRQVIQSEAERSSSFHVTERWLGGMLTNFTTQKKQIRRMRELERGQEEGAFDFYTKKERLMLDRERERLEKYLAGVKDMARVPGALFVVDAKKEKIAISEANKLGIPVIAIADTNADPDVLTVPIAGNDDAIRSVSVITGAIADAIIEARAAMPAEARRAADEAEVTVYSTETGSSAPADDDRGRRRRPRRKRRPREGAAPGATGGADEGAAE
- the rpsI gene encoding 30S ribosomal protein S9, which codes for MATEQYHAIGRRKTSVARVYLRPGTGNWEVNGRSLEQYLPRHVLRQSATRPLAATETEGQFDVKVTVNGGGLRGQADAIQLGLARALLQVNEEFRPRLRAEELLTRDPREVERKKPGRPGARKRFQFSKR
- the rplM gene encoding 50S ribosomal protein L13, whose protein sequence is MKTYSVKAGEIEHKWYVVDAAGKILGRVATEVARILRGKHKPTYTPHLDTGDYVVVVNADKVQLSGNKADQKTYFRHSGYMGHEKFIPFKEMLAKHPERVVELAVKGMLPKNALGRQMRQKLKVYAGPEHPHAAQNPEPLNI
- a CDS encoding ATP-binding protein, with protein sequence MHLRADQKLFLSYLAVIAAVVVALTLGVGSMLRRHLTGMVADDMGRELALVRTLEEANPQLDPDSLADWLGGITRRRITIIGRDGVVRGDSEKDGPALAAMENHSGRPEVRAALAGHMGEAVRVSASVGTEYLYLAVPASTGMIIRVSVPLREVNRAVTRVQRGIFGVGVIALVLTGLLSAGFSRVVTHPLRQITQAARAMAAGDLAQRARTRGRDELAEMADSLNHLAGELQRRLGQLEGERAEMQALIDAMSEGVIAVDPQGRVRRANPAAREMFALSADPRGITPEQVARRQGFLEMVGRVVGGEAVPATELTVAGRSLLATAQPLPAGGAVMVFLDVSQLRRLEDVRRDFVANASHELKTPLTAIRGYSETLLDPDLPSELRGRFAATVKDNAERLQRIVDDLLDLSRLESGGWRVQPEIVSVAEMAADAWGGFRDAAARKQARLTVDVPHEAEFVWADPAALRQILSNLFSNALRYVSDGGEIAVRARPAATSAAEAPRRGDALAAADHPAWVTVEVSDDGAGIPSAHLPRIFERFYRADAARSREEGGTGLGLAIVKHMVEGHGGAVCAESQLGRGTTIRFTLPAPAPDHAGDEPASIATEGSHAA
- a CDS encoding response regulator transcription factor; the protein is MPTATAQPHLPGAPDQLIGVAGSARPHTPTMTNAHILVVDDEPDISALVAYHLARESYRVRTASSGPEAIRAAELERPDLVVLDLMLPGMSGLQVLEELRRRPETQEIPVILLTARREEQDRITGLRLGADDYVAKPFSPQELILRVGAVLRRVQQAPPAGKGGKVVRVGPFTVDTGAARAEVDGRELDLTPTEYRLLLTLMERRGRVQSRRQLLEAVWEVTANIATRTVDMHVQRLRNKLGDQAEWVETVRGFGYRFRTDPPR